In Burkholderia contaminans, the following proteins share a genomic window:
- a CDS encoding efflux RND transporter periplasmic adaptor subunit: MKKLPLQGRTLALLAVIIPLLVLFIYVGLRSGPLAPVAVTVASVESRAITPALFGIGTVEARYTYKIGPTFAGRVKRLEVHVGDQVKAGQVLGEMEPVDLDDRVRSQESAFKRAEAALREAEARQAYAQTQARRYEQLFAVRSTSEEIVTTKRQELQIADAALSAAREDIVRARSDREGLVAQRSNLRLIAPVDGVVAVRDADPGTTIVAGQAVVEVIDPKSLWINARFDQISASGLAGGLPTLIVLRSRGGQTLKGRVLRVEPKADAVTEETLAKVTFDNKPEPLPPVGELAEVTVDLPALPAAPLIPNAAVQREGDKVGVWQIVDGDLHFSPVKLGTSDLNGYVQVREGLKNGDQVVTYSEKALTARSRIHVVDHIPGVSR, encoded by the coding sequence ATGAAAAAGTTACCCTTGCAAGGCCGCACCCTGGCGCTGCTTGCCGTCATCATTCCTTTGCTGGTGCTTTTTATTTATGTCGGTCTGCGATCAGGGCCGCTCGCCCCGGTCGCGGTGACGGTGGCAAGCGTGGAATCACGGGCTATCACACCGGCGCTGTTCGGCATCGGCACGGTGGAGGCGCGCTACACCTACAAGATCGGGCCGACGTTTGCCGGGCGCGTCAAACGCCTGGAGGTGCATGTAGGCGACCAGGTCAAGGCCGGACAGGTGCTCGGCGAGATGGAGCCGGTCGACCTCGATGATCGGGTGCGCTCACAGGAGTCGGCATTCAAGCGTGCGGAAGCGGCTTTGCGCGAGGCAGAAGCCCGGCAAGCCTACGCGCAAACCCAGGCGCGCCGCTACGAGCAATTGTTTGCGGTGCGCTCGACCAGCGAGGAAATCGTCACCACCAAGCGGCAGGAACTGCAGATCGCCGATGCCGCCTTATCTGCCGCTCGGGAAGATATTGTCCGGGCACGCTCCGACCGCGAAGGACTCGTCGCGCAGCGGAGCAATCTGCGCCTGATCGCGCCGGTCGACGGTGTAGTCGCCGTGCGCGATGCCGATCCCGGCACGACCATCGTCGCGGGCCAGGCCGTGGTGGAAGTGATCGACCCCAAGAGTTTGTGGATCAATGCGCGCTTCGACCAGATCAGCGCATCGGGGCTGGCTGGGGGGTTGCCGACTCTTATCGTCCTGCGTTCGCGTGGTGGCCAGACCTTGAAAGGTCGCGTGCTGCGGGTGGAACCCAAGGCCGACGCGGTAACCGAGGAAACGCTTGCCAAGGTGACATTCGATAACAAACCAGAACCTTTGCCACCGGTGGGTGAACTGGCCGAAGTCACGGTTGACTTGCCGGCGCTCCCGGCCGCTCCACTGATCCCCAACGCTGCCGTCCAGCGTGAGGGCGACAAAGTTGGTGTCTGGCAAATCGTGGATGGTGATCTGCATTTCTCCCCGGTCAAGCTCGGCACTTCCGACCTCAATGGTTACGTGCAGGTGCGCGAAGGGCTCAAGAATGGGGACCAGGTTGTGACCTATAGCGAAAAGGCACTGACGGCGCGCAGCCGCATCCATGTGGTCGACCATATCCCAGGAGTGTCACGATGA
- a CDS encoding copper chaperone PCu(A)C — MKLVIRTAIVAASLLAATAQAQVTVKDAWVRATVPQQKATGAFMQLKATKNSKLVSASSPLTPAVEVHEMAMQDNVMKMRQVPAVELPAGKTVELKPGGYHVMLMDLKQQVKEGDTVPLTLVIEGPDGKRESVEVKAPVRALNASAQPAGHDAQGGHKH; from the coding sequence ATGAAACTCGTCATCCGCACAGCCATCGTCGCCGCCTCGCTGCTCGCGGCCACCGCCCAGGCGCAAGTCACCGTCAAAGATGCCTGGGTGCGCGCCACCGTACCGCAACAGAAAGCCACCGGCGCCTTCATGCAGTTGAAGGCAACCAAGAATAGCAAGCTGGTCTCGGCCAGCTCGCCGCTTACGCCCGCCGTCGAGGTCCACGAGATGGCCATGCAGGACAACGTGATGAAGATGCGCCAGGTGCCGGCCGTCGAGCTGCCCGCAGGCAAGACCGTGGAACTCAAGCCCGGCGGCTACCACGTGATGCTGATGGACCTGAAGCAGCAGGTGAAGGAAGGCGACACGGTGCCTCTGACCCTCGTCATCGAGGGCCCGGACGGCAAGCGCGAATCGGTCGAAGTGAAGGCTCCCGTGCGTGCGCTCAACGCCAGCGCCCAGCCGGCTGGCCACGATGCCCAGGGCGGCCACAAGCACTGA
- the trbG gene encoding P-type conjugative transfer protein TrbG, whose translation MNDLFRKSALPVMLLASTVLFSGCATQGKPPPTISLDEPVQAQPLPEPPKPVEVVTVPQPLALPSQLKPLPETEEAKPAPEPADEKVRVSRANAEARVAPTREGYVNAIQVWPFTDGALYQLYAAVGRVTVVSLQPGEELVTVAAGDTVRWIVGDTSSGSGEALRVNVMVKPIRSGLKTNLVITTSRRTYLLELTSTEKTWMASVSWEYPKDKMLALQRQAQAASAAAPVDSGLSLEKIRFRYAISGSNPPWKPLRAFDDGEKVYIQFPPGIAQGELPPLFVIGAQGDGQLVNYRFRAPYYIVDRLFGAAELRLGGDKGDVVRIERTDGTRRN comes from the coding sequence ATGAATGATCTTTTCCGTAAATCCGCCTTGCCGGTGATGCTTCTGGCTTCGACCGTGCTGTTCTCTGGCTGCGCTACTCAGGGCAAGCCGCCACCGACCATTTCGCTCGATGAGCCGGTGCAGGCCCAGCCGCTGCCGGAGCCACCAAAACCGGTGGAGGTGGTCACGGTGCCGCAGCCGCTCGCGCTGCCGTCGCAGTTGAAACCACTGCCAGAGACCGAGGAGGCCAAGCCCGCGCCGGAACCCGCGGATGAGAAAGTGCGCGTCTCGCGCGCCAATGCCGAGGCCCGTGTCGCGCCCACGCGCGAAGGCTACGTCAACGCGATCCAGGTCTGGCCCTTTACCGATGGCGCGCTTTACCAGCTCTATGCGGCCGTGGGCCGCGTGACGGTGGTTTCGCTGCAGCCCGGCGAGGAACTGGTGACGGTCGCGGCCGGCGACACGGTGCGCTGGATCGTCGGGGACACGTCGAGCGGCAGCGGTGAGGCTCTGCGCGTCAACGTGATGGTCAAGCCGATCCGCTCGGGCTTGAAGACCAATCTGGTCATCACCACCAGCCGCCGGACGTATCTGCTGGAGCTGACTTCGACCGAAAAGACGTGGATGGCGTCGGTGTCCTGGGAGTACCCGAAGGACAAGATGCTGGCCTTGCAGCGCCAGGCGCAGGCGGCCAGCGCCGCCGCCCCGGTCGATAGCGGCCTGTCGCTGGAGAAGATCCGTTTCCGCTATGCCATCAGCGGCAGCAATCCGCCGTGGAAGCCGCTGCGTGCTTTCGATGACGGCGAGAAGGTCTACATCCAGTTCCCGCCCGGCATCGCCCAGGGCGAGCTGCCGCCGCTGTTCGTGATCGGCGCGCAAGGCGACGGGCAACTGGTGAACTACCGATTCCGTGCGCCGTACTACATCGTTGATCGCCTGTTCGGCGCGGCCGAACTGCGCCTGGGCGGGGACAAAGGCGACGTGGTGCGGATTGAGCGCACGGACGGCACACGGAGGAACTGA
- a CDS encoding TetR/AcrR family transcriptional regulator — MDTHPRHLPADERRAVTVESVVALAGSQNPSEITTAAIAKHMNLTQGALFRHFPNKEAIWQAVMEWVAERLLARIDRSAQGIESPLAAMEAMFMSHIEFVAEHPGVPRMMFGELQRAESTPAKRMVQTLIQRYGERLHRLIEKGKASGELSPSLDNEAAATLFIGTIQGLVMQSLLAGDVGRMHRDAPRVFAIYRRGIRSAQ, encoded by the coding sequence GTGGACACCCATCCAAGGCATCTGCCGGCCGATGAACGTCGTGCCGTAACTGTCGAGTCCGTCGTGGCGCTTGCCGGTTCACAAAACCCAAGCGAGATAACCACTGCAGCTATCGCTAAACACATGAACTTGACCCAGGGTGCGCTGTTTCGGCACTTCCCGAACAAGGAAGCCATTTGGCAGGCGGTCATGGAGTGGGTAGCAGAGCGCCTATTAGCCAGAATCGATCGATCCGCACAAGGAATCGAGTCGCCCTTGGCAGCCATGGAGGCGATGTTCATGAGTCATATCGAATTCGTAGCTGAGCACCCAGGCGTGCCAAGAATGATGTTTGGTGAGCTTCAGCGTGCCGAATCGACACCGGCCAAGCGCATGGTGCAAACCTTGATTCAGCGCTACGGCGAACGTTTGCATCGTCTCATCGAGAAAGGCAAGGCCAGCGGCGAGTTGTCTCCCTCGCTTGACAACGAGGCGGCGGCAACGCTGTTCATTGGCACGATCCAGGGCTTGGTCATGCAATCGCTGTTGGCGGGTGATGTGGGACGTATGCACCGCGATGCGCCGCGCGTCTTTGCAATTTATCGGCGTGGCATAAGGAGTGCGCAATGA
- a CDS encoding TrbI/VirB10 family protein, which produces MSQDDSPDLAAQAGKVAPEAVALRAQPRPVTRLNRRTLAILVGVLSVAVLGATIWSLQPHRRGTGEQTELYNVDRVSKSEGLDGLPADYSKLPPKVPELGPPLPGDLGPAIVKSQQPVTPAYAPPGHDPADAWRKEADAAANSSVFFRSGNQGKATAPVTAQAAAAAPGSALAGFDPLAAGPASTAAQPSDPTAVQNRQDQKEAFLKGGSTETRNSGNLQMPASPYQVMAGTVIAGALVTGIKSDLPGDVIATVTEPVYDTATGKFLLIPQGSRILGKYNSQVSYGQSRVQVVWNRVILPDTSSLKLDNLAGTDPAGYSGLEDGVDWHWDRVFAGAALTTLLGVGAELAAPENRQDGNRIVIAGRDSAQDSINQVGQEMTRRNMNIQPTLTERPGLPVRIIVNRDFVLRPYQPMFFNRGIAK; this is translated from the coding sequence ATGAGCCAGGACGATTCCCCTGATCTTGCGGCGCAGGCGGGCAAGGTCGCGCCCGAGGCGGTGGCGCTGCGCGCCCAGCCGCGCCCGGTCACGCGCCTGAACCGGCGCACGCTGGCCATCCTCGTCGGCGTCCTGTCGGTCGCCGTGCTCGGGGCCACGATCTGGTCATTGCAGCCGCACCGGCGCGGCACGGGCGAGCAGACCGAGCTTTACAACGTCGATCGCGTCTCGAAGTCCGAGGGGCTGGATGGTCTGCCGGCCGACTACTCGAAGCTGCCGCCGAAGGTGCCCGAGCTGGGGCCGCCGCTGCCGGGTGATCTCGGCCCAGCCATCGTGAAGTCGCAGCAGCCGGTGACGCCGGCCTACGCACCGCCGGGACATGATCCGGCGGATGCGTGGCGCAAGGAGGCCGATGCGGCGGCGAACTCGTCGGTGTTTTTCCGCTCGGGCAACCAAGGCAAGGCCACCGCGCCGGTCACGGCGCAAGCCGCTGCGGCTGCGCCCGGCAGCGCCTTGGCGGGCTTCGACCCGCTGGCCGCTGGCCCGGCCTCGACGGCGGCCCAGCCATCCGACCCGACAGCCGTGCAGAACCGGCAAGACCAGAAAGAGGCTTTCCTGAAAGGCGGTTCTACGGAAACCCGCAATTCCGGCAATCTCCAGATGCCGGCCTCGCCGTATCAGGTCATGGCGGGAACGGTGATCGCGGGCGCGCTGGTGACGGGCATCAAGTCCGATCTGCCGGGCGACGTGATAGCCACGGTGACGGAGCCGGTCTATGACACGGCCACTGGCAAGTTCCTGCTGATCCCACAGGGATCGCGCATCCTGGGCAAGTACAACAGCCAGGTGAGCTACGGGCAGAGCCGCGTACAGGTGGTGTGGAACCGCGTCATCCTGCCGGACACGTCCTCGCTGAAGCTAGACAACCTGGCGGGCACTGACCCTGCCGGCTATTCCGGCCTGGAGGATGGCGTCGATTGGCATTGGGATCGCGTCTTCGCGGGTGCGGCGCTGACGACCCTGCTGGGCGTGGGTGCCGAGTTGGCCGCACCGGAAAACCGGCAGGATGGCAACCGCATCGTGATCGCTGGGCGCGATAGCGCGCAGGACAGCATCAACCAGGTCGGCCAAGAGATGACCCGGCGCAACATGAACATCCAGCCGACGCTGACCGAGCGGCCGGGCCTGCCGGTGCGGATCATCGTCAACCGCGATTTTGTGCTGCGGCCGTACCAGCCTATGTTCTTCAACCGTGGAATTGCGAAATGA
- a CDS encoding DUF2274 domain-containing protein, producing the protein MNTTRKLRLGPLPKVESVKLAFACPVSLKADLDRYAALHAQVYGEAVDATTLIPHMLEAFMQGDRGFQRNSASKHALQNAGGVTISGCRTP; encoded by the coding sequence ATGAACACCACCAGGAAGTTGCGGCTTGGGCCGCTGCCCAAGGTCGAGAGCGTCAAGCTGGCCTTTGCGTGCCCGGTCAGCCTGAAAGCCGACCTCGACCGTTACGCCGCGCTGCACGCGCAGGTGTACGGCGAAGCGGTCGATGCCACGACGCTGATCCCGCACATGCTAGAGGCCTTCATGCAAGGAGACCGTGGGTTTCAGAGAAACAGCGCTAGTAAACACGCATTGCAAAACGCTGGTGGAGTAACCATCTCCGGTTGCCGTACGCCGTGA
- a CDS encoding SCO family protein: MTGATYATDIRLSDPDGNERTLADFRGKAILVFFGFTQCPDVCPTALARAAEVKRLLGPDGERFQTLFVTVDPERDTPEVLKAYTAAFDPSFIGLYGDLERTAQIAKDFKVYYKKMPTGSSYTMDHTSLSYVYDPLGKLRLALRHEQPAQDYADDIRKLLNPA; encoded by the coding sequence CTGACCGGTGCAACCTATGCCACGGACATCCGGCTCTCCGACCCGGATGGCAATGAGCGCACGCTGGCGGACTTCCGAGGCAAGGCCATCCTGGTCTTCTTCGGCTTCACTCAGTGCCCAGATGTCTGCCCGACGGCCCTGGCGCGGGCGGCCGAGGTCAAGCGGCTTCTCGGCCCCGACGGCGAGCGCTTCCAGACACTGTTCGTCACGGTCGATCCCGAGCGCGACACGCCCGAGGTGCTCAAAGCCTACACGGCTGCATTCGACCCCAGCTTTATCGGTCTGTACGGCGACCTGGAACGCACCGCACAGATCGCCAAGGACTTCAAGGTCTACTACAAGAAAATGCCGACGGGATCGTCCTACACCATGGACCACACATCGCTCAGCTACGTCTACGACCCGCTAGGAAAGCTGCGCTTGGCCCTGCGCCATGAGCAACCCGCCCAAGACTATGCGGACGACATCCGCAAGCTCTTGAACCCTGCCTGA